In Pedobacter sp. SL55, the following proteins share a genomic window:
- a CDS encoding OmpA family protein, producing the protein MENNRKDDLSAENTALKNRLALLETERSTNASSVSNGYTATRYPENYNYKQQEAKTVIVPVPMGNFNATPTSQLTDTMAKDSVYLAKSSSAIDSIQQKLSTMQAQLNKLILQAQIAKENTKLNNQESATQMLSQQQYLQKQIEQLQQKNKLLSDSLSKQTTNVAKKDQQRLAIYFKINDTNIDHQAAQQLKNYATIIKGQQPKWILLEGFTDKSGNPDYNLKLSQQRVASVKAFLTKLGVASSQLLEKNFGSKFATEKQSDSERKVTLSLWYE; encoded by the coding sequence TTGGAAAACAACAGAAAAGATGATTTAAGTGCTGAAAATACCGCACTTAAAAACAGGTTAGCTTTGCTGGAAACAGAAAGATCTACCAATGCTAGCTCAGTAAGTAATGGTTACACCGCCACTAGGTATCCAGAAAACTATAATTATAAACAACAAGAAGCAAAAACAGTAATTGTACCAGTACCTATGGGTAATTTTAATGCTACACCAACAAGCCAACTTACCGATACTATGGCTAAAGACAGTGTGTACCTTGCAAAATCTAGCAGTGCTATAGATTCTATACAGCAAAAGCTCAGTACTATGCAGGCTCAACTCAACAAATTAATCCTGCAAGCGCAAATTGCAAAAGAAAACACCAAGTTAAATAACCAAGAAAGTGCCACTCAAATGCTTTCTCAGCAACAGTATTTACAAAAGCAGATTGAACAACTACAACAAAAAAACAAATTGCTTAGTGATAGCTTGTCCAAACAAACCACCAACGTGGCAAAGAAAGATCAACAACGGTTAGCTATCTATTTTAAAATCAACGATACCAACATTGACCACCAAGCTGCACAGCAATTAAAAAACTACGCTACAATAATAAAAGGCCAGCAACCCAAATGGATTTTGCTAGAAGGATTTACAGATAAAAGTGGAAACCCAGATTACAATCTTAAACTATCCCAACAAAGAGTGGCCTCGGTAAAAGCATTTTTAACCAAGCTAGGCGTAGCTTCGAGCCAACTCTTAGAAAAAAACTTTGGAAGCAAATTTGCCACCGAAAAACAGAGTGATAGCGAACGTAAGGTTACTTTAAGCTTGTGGTACGAATAG
- a CDS encoding M16 family metallopeptidase, which yields MLNRTIAPAFRQVNEINFIKPTANNLANGIPVYTINAGETELVRVEFIFTNVNWDASKPLQAVAVNSLINNGTQHLTAKEIAEKVDYYGAFLQTDYSADHTTITLYSLTKHLASVLPIVWSILNESIFPQQELDIYKQNQKQKLQVSLQKNDYLARKNFAHAIFGNTAYGSDINLADYDLLQQQDLLAYYKAAFQPKNCTIVVAGKFLEQDFKVLDTVFGSSWQNKASFTKNEFVFAAQEAKEIYIEKPEALQSAIRMGNLSINRAHADFPLLQILNCVFGGYFGSRLMANIREDKGYTYGIGSGIASLKHAGYFFLATEVGADVCANALSEIEKEINLLRTDLIGDEELDLVRNYMLGSLLGSLENAFSHADKFKNIYFASLDYSYYDNYITTVKNVTAEQLKVIANQYLDWNAMTRVVVGKK from the coding sequence ATGCTTAACAGAACTATAGCGCCTGCTTTTAGGCAGGTAAATGAGATTAATTTTATTAAGCCAACAGCAAATAATTTGGCTAACGGAATACCTGTTTATACGATTAATGCTGGCGAAACAGAGTTGGTGCGTGTAGAATTTATTTTTACAAACGTAAATTGGGATGCTAGCAAACCGTTGCAGGCTGTGGCTGTAAATAGCCTAATTAATAACGGAACCCAACACTTAACCGCCAAAGAAATTGCCGAAAAGGTAGATTATTATGGCGCTTTTTTGCAGACAGATTATAGTGCAGACCATACCACCATTACACTTTATTCTTTAACTAAACACTTGGCATCGGTTTTACCAATTGTTTGGTCTATTTTAAACGAAAGTATTTTTCCGCAACAGGAACTGGATATTTATAAGCAAAACCAGAAGCAAAAGTTGCAAGTTAGCTTGCAAAAAAACGATTACTTGGCGAGAAAGAATTTTGCTCATGCGATTTTTGGAAATACAGCTTATGGTTCAGATATTAATTTAGCCGATTATGATCTTTTGCAGCAACAGGATTTATTAGCTTATTACAAGGCGGCTTTTCAGCCTAAAAATTGCACCATTGTTGTTGCTGGTAAATTTCTAGAACAAGATTTTAAAGTATTAGATACAGTTTTTGGCAGCTCATGGCAAAATAAAGCTTCGTTTACCAAAAATGAGTTTGTTTTTGCAGCGCAAGAAGCAAAAGAAATTTACATCGAAAAACCAGAAGCTTTACAATCGGCCATTAGAATGGGTAATTTGAGCATTAATCGTGCTCATGCAGACTTTCCGTTATTGCAAATTTTAAATTGCGTTTTTGGCGGCTATTTTGGTTCGCGTTTAATGGCTAACATTAGAGAAGATAAAGGATATACCTACGGCATTGGCTCTGGTATAGCTTCTTTAAAACATGCTGGATATTTCTTTTTAGCAACCGAAGTTGGTGCCGATGTTTGTGCCAATGCTTTATCAGAAATTGAGAAGGAAATTAACTTGCTAAGAACAGATTTAATTGGCGACGAAGAGCTTGACTTGGTTCGTAATTACATGTTAGGTTCTTTATTAGGCAGTTTGGAGAATGCCTTTTCTCATGCTGATAAGTTTAAGAACATTTACTTTGCCAGCTTAGATTATAGCTATTATGATAATTATATTACTACGGTAAAAAACGTAACTGCCGAACAATTAAAAGTGATAGCTAACCAATATTTAGATTGGAACGCCATGACAAGGGTGGTAGTTGGTAAGAAATAA
- a CDS encoding outer membrane beta-barrel protein translates to MKISILRLVFFMLGLSGTLQTLAQEKYRNQIFAEYGVLQYNAADYHFLNKDHRFLSGSLGYNFGLSEYFSIGIKTKYYRLAQAISPSNSLLAANTLQADFGLQLPLLNQAYQLRTFSPYIVLGIGYAAVHQNNQLDQIDEKYAFIPITTGIDYNLSSKWALGVSAEYRLAKKNTIAGLTNTITT, encoded by the coding sequence ATGAAAATATCTATATTACGACTAGTATTTTTTATGCTGGGGCTTTCGGGCACGCTACAAACATTAGCACAAGAAAAATATCGCAATCAAATTTTTGCTGAATATGGCGTATTGCAATATAATGCAGCAGATTATCATTTCCTCAATAAAGACCACCGTTTTTTAAGCGGAAGTTTGGGCTACAACTTTGGCCTTAGCGAGTATTTCAGCATCGGCATTAAAACTAAGTATTACCGGCTAGCCCAAGCCATTAGTCCGAGCAATAGCTTATTAGCCGCCAATACCTTGCAAGCCGATTTTGGCCTACAGTTGCCTCTGCTTAACCAAGCTTACCAGCTTAGAACATTTAGCCCTTACATAGTTTTGGGTATAGGCTATGCCGCGGTGCATCAAAACAATCAGCTAGATCAAATCGACGAAAAATATGCATTTATTCCAATTACTACCGGAATAGACTACAACTTATCGAGCAAATGGGCCTTGGGTGTAAGCGCCGAATATCGCTTAGCAAAAAAAAACACAATAGCTGGACTAACCAATACCATCACTACCTGA